One Methylomarinovum tepidoasis DNA window includes the following coding sequences:
- a CDS encoding pyridoxal-dependent decarboxylase, with amino-acid sequence MPLTRRRFLQFSAAGLAVASAGCQPPRLELQALEMANDSRLAEKARLARHKNRFLGYPVNMSTPPEAFFAWRRQLQETGLTRFAYNNVGNPYHHSPIPFNTHDFERELIENFAAVYAFPKDDVWGFLSHSGTDSNMHGMYIGRTLLKGQSGKLPKCYFTPEAHYSIQILTDLLGLERVFVGTLPDASMDPDDLARKVNANRDVPALVVATTGTTFKGAIDRVDAIKAALGNHPHYLHLDAALFGGYLPYTEDAEEVKHKQGRYDSIAVSCHKFFGFHSPAGIFITRHSTFETFNRLFSRVHTPEYIGHVPGTITCSRDAVKPAEFWFFSRPEDRPRQRQDAKHMLTMTDYLMAQMEAHFPHLRPVRAGQTSNTIWFRKPADWIVEKYSLATMTVKGTKHAHVVVMPHVDRQVADAFLDDLAQEHAA; translated from the coding sequence ATGCCCTTGACCCGACGCCGTTTCCTTCAATTTAGCGCTGCCGGTCTTGCCGTTGCCAGCGCTGGATGTCAACCTCCCCGCTTGGAACTCCAAGCACTGGAAATGGCAAATGACAGCCGACTGGCGGAAAAGGCCCGCCTGGCCCGCCACAAGAACCGTTTCCTGGGCTATCCGGTCAACATGAGCACGCCACCGGAGGCATTCTTCGCCTGGCGCCGCCAGTTGCAGGAAACCGGGTTGACCCGATTCGCCTACAACAACGTGGGCAATCCTTACCACCACTCTCCCATTCCCTTCAACACCCACGATTTCGAACGCGAACTGATCGAGAACTTTGCCGCGGTCTATGCCTTTCCCAAAGACGATGTCTGGGGCTTTTTATCCCACAGCGGCACCGACAGCAACATGCACGGCATGTACATCGGCCGCACCCTGCTCAAAGGGCAAAGCGGCAAACTGCCCAAATGCTACTTCACCCCCGAGGCGCACTATTCCATTCAGATCCTCACCGATCTTCTCGGCCTAGAGCGGGTTTTCGTCGGTACTTTGCCCGATGCCAGCATGGACCCCGACGATCTGGCTCGCAAGGTAAACGCCAACCGCGACGTCCCGGCCCTGGTGGTCGCCACCACCGGCACCACCTTCAAGGGCGCTATCGACCGGGTCGATGCCATCAAGGCGGCCCTGGGCAATCACCCCCATTATCTGCATCTGGACGCCGCCCTGTTTGGCGGTTATCTGCCTTATACCGAAGATGCCGAGGAGGTGAAACACAAACAGGGGCGCTACGATTCCATCGCCGTCTCCTGCCACAAGTTCTTCGGCTTCCATTCCCCCGCTGGCATCTTCATCACCCGGCACAGCACTTTCGAAACTTTCAACCGGTTGTTCAGCAGGGTCCATACGCCAGAATATATCGGCCATGTCCCCGGGACCATCACCTGTTCCCGGGATGCGGTGAAACCGGCGGAGTTCTGGTTTTTCTCCCGTCCCGAAGACCGGCCGCGCCAGAGGCAGGATGCCAAACACATGCTGACGATGACAGACTACCTGATGGCGCAAATGGAAGCGCATTTCCCCCACCTGCGACCGGTGCGCGCCGGCCAAACCTCCAACACCATCTGGTTCCGCAAGCCGGCGGACTGGATCGTGGAAAAATATTCCCTCGCCACCATGACGGTGAAAGGAACCAAACACGCCCACGTGGTGGTGATGCCCCACGTGGACCGCCAGGTGGCCGATGCCTTCCTCGACGACTTGGCACAGGAACACGCGGCTTGA
- a CDS encoding MFS transporter produces MTPKTAWILYDFANSAFATTVMAGFFPLFFKQYWHGGAPVDSTFQLGLVNAAASGLILVTAPLLGAIADQGRLHKRLLAGFALLGICATFALALLQAGMATYALLCFGLGLVGFSGANIFYDSLLMEVAAPAEYERVSSLGFALGYLGGGLLFALNVAMTLEPHWFGLASSEQAVHLAFASVAMWWLVFTLPLLWKVDERPCRRLSLSLVGDAWRQVARTLGHVRAHRPAFLFLVAYWFYIDGVDTIVRMAVDYGLAIGLGWKGLIAALLLVQFVGFPAAVAYGRLGEWIGAKRAILLGLAVYVGVTAFAARLDSATEFYALAILIGLVQGGVQALSRAYYAHLIPKAMAAEFFGFYNMLGKFAAVLGPLLVGVTGRLAGDPRAGIFSIVALFLIGGAVLLRVRPQVVAS; encoded by the coding sequence TTGACTCCGAAGACTGCCTGGATCCTCTACGATTTCGCCAACTCCGCCTTCGCCACCACGGTGATGGCCGGTTTTTTCCCGCTGTTCTTCAAGCAGTACTGGCACGGCGGCGCTCCGGTCGACAGCACGTTCCAGCTCGGGCTGGTCAACGCCGCCGCCAGCGGCCTGATCCTGGTGACCGCCCCGCTGCTGGGAGCCATCGCCGACCAGGGGCGGCTGCACAAACGCCTGCTGGCGGGCTTCGCGCTGCTGGGCATCTGCGCCACCTTCGCTCTGGCGCTACTGCAGGCGGGAATGGCCACCTACGCCCTGCTCTGCTTCGGCCTGGGGCTGGTGGGCTTTTCCGGCGCCAACATCTTCTACGATTCCCTGCTGATGGAAGTGGCAGCGCCGGCCGAATACGAGCGCGTCTCCAGCCTGGGCTTCGCCCTCGGCTATCTGGGCGGCGGGCTGCTGTTCGCCCTCAACGTGGCCATGACCCTCGAGCCTCACTGGTTCGGCCTGGCCTCTTCGGAACAGGCGGTGCATCTGGCCTTCGCCTCGGTGGCGATGTGGTGGCTGGTCTTCACCCTGCCGCTGCTGTGGAAGGTGGACGAGAGGCCCTGCCGCCGCCTGAGCCTGTCCCTGGTGGGCGATGCCTGGCGCCAGGTGGCGCGCACCCTCGGCCACGTCCGCGCCCACCGACCGGCGTTCCTGTTCCTGGTGGCCTACTGGTTCTACATCGACGGGGTGGACACCATCGTCCGCATGGCGGTGGACTACGGCCTGGCCATCGGCCTCGGCTGGAAAGGCCTGATCGCCGCCCTGCTGCTGGTGCAGTTCGTCGGCTTTCCCGCCGCCGTCGCCTACGGCCGCCTGGGGGAATGGATCGGCGCCAAACGGGCCATCCTGCTGGGGCTGGCGGTCTACGTGGGGGTGACGGCGTTCGCCGCCCGCCTCGACTCGGCGACCGAGTTCTATGCCCTGGCGATATTGATCGGCTTGGTCCAGGGCGGGGTCCAGGCCCTCAGCCGCGCCTACTACGCCCACCTGATCCCCAAAGCGATGGCGGCGGAGTTCTTCGGCTTCTACAACATGCTGGGCAAGTTCGCCGCGGTACTGGGACCGCTGCTGGTGGGGGTCACCGGCCGGCTGGCCGGCGACCCGCGGGCGGGGATCTTCAGCATCGTGGCGCTGTTTTTGATCGGCGGCGCCGTTCTGTTGCGCGTCCGCCCGCAGGTTGTGGCATCCTAA
- a CDS encoding Gfo/Idh/MocA family protein has translation MNTTRKVRWGILGAARMSKVMLPAIVAAGNAELVAVASRRPGAAAQLLAECGQENAAAYDDPQALLDDPQVEAVYLPLANEEHGEWTPKVLEHGKHVLVEKPMALKQEDIDRIEAAARERNLKVMEGFMYRFHPQHQRVWDIIKAGHLGTIRSVRATFSFPMTPARLYRISRPLEQGGGALWDIGCYAVHCCRFFYDDEPQAAVAMAKFNEHGADTSVAGALDFGDGRFATVDFSFERARRAEYEIIGTEGGLKCHNVWAKPGDIPLLSWWTGDGRLHEEWLPTADHFRLEIEHFSHCILADEPPALSLDDARGNCRTLNAIVAAIRTGQRTAL, from the coding sequence ATGAACACCACCCGCAAAGTCCGCTGGGGCATTCTCGGCGCCGCCCGCATGAGCAAAGTGATGCTGCCGGCTATCGTCGCCGCCGGCAACGCCGAACTGGTCGCCGTCGCCAGCCGCCGGCCCGGGGCGGCGGCGCAACTGCTGGCCGAGTGCGGCCAGGAGAACGCCGCCGCCTACGACGACCCCCAGGCGCTGCTCGACGACCCGCAGGTGGAGGCGGTCTATCTGCCCCTGGCCAACGAGGAGCACGGCGAATGGACCCCGAAGGTACTGGAACACGGCAAGCACGTGCTGGTGGAAAAGCCCATGGCCCTGAAGCAGGAGGACATCGACCGCATCGAGGCCGCCGCCAGGGAGCGCAACCTCAAGGTCATGGAAGGCTTCATGTACCGCTTCCATCCCCAGCACCAGCGGGTGTGGGACATCATCAAGGCCGGTCATCTGGGGACGATCCGCAGCGTCCGCGCCACCTTTTCCTTTCCTATGACCCCGGCACGGCTGTACCGCATCTCCCGCCCCCTCGAACAGGGCGGCGGCGCCCTGTGGGACATCGGCTGCTACGCGGTCCACTGCTGCCGCTTCTTCTACGACGACGAACCGCAGGCGGCAGTAGCCATGGCCAAATTCAACGAGCACGGTGCCGACACCTCGGTGGCCGGCGCCCTGGACTTCGGCGACGGGCGTTTTGCCACTGTCGATTTCAGCTTCGAACGCGCCCGCCGGGCCGAGTACGAGATCATCGGCACCGAAGGCGGTCTCAAATGCCACAACGTCTGGGCCAAACCCGGCGACATCCCGCTGCTGAGCTGGTGGACCGGCGACGGCCGGCTGCACGAGGAGTGGCTTCCCACCGCCGACCACTTCCGCCTGGAGATCGAGCACTTCTCCCACTGCATCCTCGCCGACGAACCGCCTGCCCTGTCCCTGGACGACGCCCGCGGCAACTGCCGAACGCTCAACGCCATCGTCGCCGCCATCCGCACGGGCCAGCGCACCGCCTTATGA
- the dapC gene encoding succinyldiaminopimelate transaminase — protein sequence MNPRLDLLQPYPFEKLARLKAGIVPPADKPHIALSIGEPQDPPPHFLAEAVIAHLHGLAKYPTTRGLPQLREAIAAWLQRRFRLAAVDPERQVLPVNGTREALFSFAQALIDPADKPLVLMPNPFYQIYEGAALLAGAEPYYLNATAATGFLPDFDAVPEAVWRRCRLLYLCSPYNPTGRVIGLETLKGLIEKAQRYDFVIAGDECYSELHDGNPPPGLLQAAAELGLDDYRRCVVFHSLSKRSSAPGLRSGFVAGDAAILERYFLYRTYHGCAMPLPAQHASIAAWNDEAHVARNRAAYRERFAAAAEILAGAAEVQVPPAAFYFWLRVPGDDAEFARRIYARENVTVLPGSFLAREAGGVNPGRGYVRIAWVHPLAVCVEAAQRISRFLAAS from the coding sequence ATGAATCCCAGACTCGATCTCCTGCAACCCTATCCGTTCGAGAAGCTCGCCCGCCTCAAGGCCGGCATCGTACCGCCGGCGGACAAGCCCCACATCGCCCTGTCCATCGGCGAGCCCCAGGACCCGCCGCCCCATTTCCTCGCCGAAGCCGTCATCGCCCATCTCCACGGGCTGGCGAAATATCCCACCACCCGGGGGCTGCCGCAACTGCGCGAGGCCATCGCCGCCTGGCTACAGCGGCGTTTCCGCTTGGCGGCGGTCGATCCCGAACGCCAGGTGCTGCCGGTGAACGGCACCCGCGAGGCCCTGTTCTCCTTCGCCCAGGCGCTCATCGACCCGGCCGACAAGCCCCTGGTGCTGATGCCCAATCCCTTCTATCAGATCTACGAGGGGGCGGCGCTGCTGGCCGGCGCCGAGCCCTACTATCTCAACGCCACCGCCGCGACCGGTTTCCTGCCGGATTTCGACGCCGTCCCGGAGGCGGTCTGGCGCCGCTGCCGCCTGCTGTATCTGTGTTCGCCCTACAATCCCACCGGCCGGGTCATCGGCCTGGAGACGCTCAAGGGCCTGATCGAAAAGGCCCAGCGTTACGATTTCGTCATCGCCGGGGACGAGTGCTACAGCGAGCTTCACGACGGCAATCCGCCCCCGGGCTTGCTCCAGGCCGCCGCCGAACTGGGGCTGGACGATTACCGCCGCTGCGTGGTGTTCCACAGCCTGTCCAAGCGTTCCAGCGCCCCGGGGCTGCGTTCCGGCTTCGTCGCCGGCGATGCGGCCATTCTCGAACGCTACTTTCTCTACCGTACCTATCACGGCTGCGCCATGCCCCTGCCGGCCCAGCACGCCAGCATCGCCGCCTGGAACGACGAGGCGCACGTGGCCCGCAACCGCGCCGCCTACCGGGAGCGCTTCGCGGCGGCGGCGGAGATCCTCGCCGGGGCGGCCGAGGTCCAGGTGCCGCCGGCGGCGTTCTATTTCTGGCTCAGGGTGCCGGGGGACGATGCCGAGTTCGCCCGCCGCATCTACGCCCGGGAGAACGTCACCGTCCTGCCCGGCAGTTTCCTGGCGCGCGAGGCCGGCGGTGTCAACCCGGGGCGCGGCTACGTGCGCATCGCCTGGGTGCACCCGCTGGCGGTGTGCGTCGAGGCGGCGCAGCGGATTTCCCGTTTTCTGGCGGCTTCATAA
- a CDS encoding SCO family protein yields MPLKVLVIIAVLLLSACQPKPWRTTDVSGRLPDLDFTLVDTQGQVRHGADFRGKVTLLFTGFTHCPAVCPATLARLATVLETLKADPETVQVLFVSLDPERDTPEALAAYVRRFGPWFVGLTGDRDQLDALTKRYFLGYRKEGEGRDYDVVHSDIILIFDRQGHARLLARSQTPLEDLQADLERLLAE; encoded by the coding sequence ATGCCGTTGAAAGTACTCGTCATCATCGCCGTCTTGCTGCTGAGCGCCTGCCAGCCCAAGCCCTGGCGCACCACCGATGTCAGCGGCAGGCTGCCCGATCTCGACTTCACCCTCGTCGATACCCAGGGTCAGGTGCGCCACGGGGCCGATTTCCGGGGCAAGGTGACGCTGCTGTTCACTGGGTTCACCCACTGCCCGGCGGTTTGCCCGGCGACGCTGGCGCGGTTGGCGACGGTGCTGGAAACCCTCAAGGCCGATCCGGAGACGGTCCAGGTCCTGTTCGTCAGTCTCGATCCCGAACGGGACACGCCCGAGGCGCTGGCGGCATACGTGCGCCGTTTCGGCCCCTGGTTCGTCGGTCTTACCGGTGACAGGGATCAGCTCGATGCTTTAACCAAGCGCTATTTCCTCGGTTACCGCAAGGAGGGGGAAGGGCGGGATTACGACGTGGTCCACAGCGACATCATCCTGATCTTCGACCGCCAGGGACACGCCCGGCTGCTGGCCCGCAGCCAGACCCCACTGGAGGATCTGCAGGCCGATCTCGAACGCCTGCTGGCTGAATAG
- a CDS encoding patatin-like phospholipase family protein, producing MSTDKLGLALSGGGLRASFFHLGVLAQLAECGLLPRIETISAVSGGAIIAALYYVHLKRLLESKKDTEITDADYVDLVHTLNEQFRAATRKNIRLLALADLRANWRLYRRDYTLSDRIAEVYDQLLYRPALGRETPVTMRELRIFPPGQPDFHPYRDNDGRRHKVPVLILNATSLNTGRDWQFTARTMGEPVSYQNGRACFDEIDSVPVRLRRPFDYFQAADPRLRDFPLAKAVAASAAVPGVFPPVVIEGLYRDGEDPICVSLVDGGVHDNQGIDALLAEACTRFIVSDASGQLDFEPCPEPGRLGVLARSGSVLQDQVRYESLHRLIEVHGRDRVAFLHLRKGLGKREIAWINWNGKPYPKRASPPTTEAFGVAPEVQARLAEIRTDLDAFHDTEAFALMCDGYQIAHAEIAHRFGQNGSQPGAWPFLQIQPGLRAPSPRLLKLLRIGRHNVGKILLLDKRLLVPALGAPALTLAWAWISLRDWIAAASIPVSAIAGIAGLVILDWLGRRLGDAKAPEIAAFVRRFKRLARTPLNGYQNIRRFLLRAALPLAGAILVKGYLRWLNPLYLRCGRLR from the coding sequence ATGAGCACCGACAAACTGGGACTGGCGCTTTCCGGCGGCGGTCTGCGGGCTTCCTTCTTCCATCTGGGAGTCTTGGCGCAACTGGCCGAATGCGGCCTGCTGCCCCGCATCGAAACCATCAGCGCGGTTTCCGGCGGCGCCATCATCGCCGCGCTGTACTACGTCCATCTCAAACGCCTCCTGGAGAGCAAGAAGGATACCGAGATCACAGATGCCGATTACGTCGACCTGGTCCACACACTCAACGAACAATTTCGCGCGGCCACCCGGAAGAACATCCGCCTGCTGGCTCTGGCGGACCTCCGGGCCAACTGGCGGCTGTACCGGCGCGACTACACTCTCAGCGACCGCATCGCCGAGGTCTACGACCAGCTGCTGTACCGTCCGGCCCTGGGCCGGGAGACGCCGGTGACGATGCGGGAACTGCGCATCTTCCCGCCCGGACAGCCCGACTTCCACCCCTATCGCGACAACGACGGCCGCCGCCATAAGGTGCCGGTGTTGATCCTCAACGCCACCAGCCTCAACACCGGCCGGGACTGGCAGTTCACCGCCCGGACCATGGGGGAACCGGTCTCCTACCAAAACGGGCGGGCCTGTTTCGACGAGATCGACAGCGTTCCGGTCCGGCTGCGCCGCCCTTTCGATTATTTCCAGGCCGCCGATCCGCGGCTGCGGGACTTTCCGCTGGCGAAGGCGGTCGCCGCCTCGGCCGCCGTGCCAGGGGTCTTTCCGCCCGTCGTCATCGAGGGGCTTTACCGCGACGGCGAGGATCCCATCTGCGTCTCCCTGGTCGATGGCGGCGTCCACGACAATCAGGGGATCGATGCGCTGCTGGCGGAAGCCTGCACCCGCTTCATCGTCAGTGACGCTTCCGGCCAGCTGGATTTCGAGCCCTGCCCGGAACCCGGACGGCTCGGTGTGCTGGCCCGCAGCGGCAGCGTGCTGCAGGACCAGGTGCGTTACGAAAGCCTGCACCGGCTGATCGAAGTCCACGGGCGCGACCGGGTCGCGTTCCTGCATCTGCGCAAGGGACTGGGAAAACGGGAGATTGCCTGGATCAACTGGAACGGCAAGCCGTATCCCAAGCGGGCGTCCCCGCCGACGACCGAGGCGTTCGGCGTCGCCCCCGAAGTCCAGGCCCGTCTGGCGGAAATCCGCACCGATCTTGACGCCTTCCACGACACCGAGGCCTTCGCGCTGATGTGCGACGGTTACCAAATCGCCCACGCGGAAATAGCGCACCGGTTTGGGCAAAACGGGTCCCAACCGGGCGCCTGGCCCTTTCTGCAGATTCAACCCGGGCTGCGCGCCCCATCCCCCCGTCTCCTGAAACTGCTGCGGATCGGACGCCACAACGTCGGCAAGATTCTGCTGCTGGACAAACGCCTGCTCGTTCCCGCCCTTGGCGCACCGGCACTGACGCTGGCGTGGGCGTGGATCTCCCTGCGCGACTGGATCGCCGCGGCCAGCATTCCGGTCAGCGCCATCGCGGGAATTGCCGGCCTGGTGATCCTCGACTGGCTCGGCCGGCGGCTGGGTGACGCCAAGGCGCCGGAGATCGCCGCCTTCGTCCGGCGCTTCAAACGGCTTGCCCGCACCCCTCTGAACGGCTACCAGAACATCCGCCGCTTTCTCCTGCGGGCCGCGCTGCCGCTGGCGGGCGCGATCCTGGTCAAGGGCTATCTGCGCTGGCTCAATCCGCTCTATCTGCGCTGCGGGCGTCTCAGATGA
- a CDS encoding Card1-like endonuclease domain-containing protein, with amino-acid sequence MSRHVCLVSDQAVPNITPVLDPDTRPAAVTLVTAPEMERQARWLKKVLREACGVPVDRWPVADAWDAEHLLGRFMELLETHDDLVLNATCGTRPMSIAAFEAFRAYERPVFYVHPFTDELFWLHPHDRSRHQLADRIKLRHFLLACGAEIKASADIRIPPAYRELTAYLVLRVEDFAGALRVLNWYAASARETLESEPLRSEYLHRPEFLELLSRFQAVDALRIRHGRLVFPDENARFFVNGGWLEEHVFSQVQQLRRRLPLIQDLARNLLIARDTGHGEVENELDVVFLANNHLYLIECKTRHFHPEEADEDGPGAEAIYKLDTLKEVLGGLHGRGMLVSYLPLAEPDRRRAADLGIRVCEGRQIQDLPHILREWII; translated from the coding sequence ATGAGCCGCCACGTCTGTCTGGTGTCCGATCAGGCGGTTCCCAACATCACCCCGGTGTTGGACCCGGACACCCGCCCCGCTGCGGTCACGCTGGTGACAGCGCCGGAAATGGAACGGCAGGCACGATGGCTCAAAAAGGTGCTGCGCGAGGCTTGCGGCGTTCCGGTGGATCGGTGGCCGGTGGCCGATGCCTGGGATGCGGAGCACCTGCTGGGGCGTTTCATGGAATTGTTGGAAACCCACGACGACCTGGTCCTCAACGCCACCTGCGGCACCCGCCCCATGAGCATCGCCGCCTTCGAAGCCTTCCGCGCCTACGAGCGGCCGGTCTTCTACGTCCATCCCTTCACCGACGAGCTGTTCTGGCTCCATCCCCACGACCGTTCCCGCCATCAGCTGGCCGACCGCATCAAGCTGCGCCATTTTCTCCTGGCCTGCGGGGCCGAGATCAAGGCCAGCGCCGACATCCGCATTCCACCGGCCTACCGGGAACTGACCGCCTACCTGGTGCTCAGGGTCGAAGACTTCGCCGGCGCCCTGCGGGTGCTCAACTGGTATGCCGCCAGTGCGCGGGAGACGCTCGAATCCGAGCCGCTCCGGTCCGAATACCTGCACCGCCCCGAGTTCCTCGAACTGCTAAGCCGCTTCCAGGCTGTCGATGCGCTGCGGATTCGTCACGGCCGCCTGGTGTTTCCCGATGAAAACGCCCGTTTCTTCGTCAACGGCGGCTGGCTCGAAGAGCACGTCTTCAGCCAGGTGCAGCAGCTGCGCCGGCGGCTGCCGCTGATCCAGGACCTGGCCCGCAACCTGCTGATCGCCCGCGATACCGGCCATGGCGAGGTGGAGAACGAGCTCGACGTGGTGTTTCTGGCCAACAACCACCTCTACCTGATCGAGTGCAAGACCCGCCATTTCCATCCCGAGGAGGCCGACGAGGACGGTCCCGGCGCCGAGGCGATCTACAAGCTCGATACCCTCAAGGAAGTCCTCGGCGGTCTCCACGGCCGGGGCATGCTGGTGTCCTACCTGCCGCTGGCGGAGCCGGACCGGCGCCGGGCCGCCGATCTGGGCATCCGCGTCTGCGAAGGGCGTCAGATCCAGGATCTGCCTCACATTCTCCGCGAGTGGATCATCTGA
- the leuS gene encoding leucine--tRNA ligase, protein MDENYRPHAIEEKVQRLWEETRAFEVSEDPNKEKFYCLSMFPYPSGRLHMGHVRNYSIGDAIARYQRMLGKNVLQPMGWDAFGLPAENAAAKHGIHPAKWTYENIEYMKGQLKRLGFAYDWKREIATCDPGYYKWEQWFFTKLFDRGLAYRKMATVNWDPVDQTVLANEQVIDGRGWRSGALVERREIPQWFLKITAYAEELLQDLDRLEGWPERVKTMQRNWIGKSVGVEMQFPLDGSDEAITIFTTRPDTVMGVTYLALSPEHPLALKAAETNPELKSFIEECKKSTVAEADLATMEKKGCPTGLYAVHPITGEKVPVWVANFVLMEYGSGAVMAVPAHDQRDWEFAKKYGLPIKQVIAPRPGSDAGCDLEKGAFTEKGVLIDSGPFTGLTSEEAFEAVAKWLESYGYGRKRVQYRLRDWGVSRQRYWGAPIPILYLEDGTPIPVPEAQLPVELPLDVTLDGVHSPLKTDPSFYEVTLPDGRKAKRETDTFDTFMESSWYFTRFTCPDYAAGMVDKEKADYWLPVDQYIGGIEHAILHLLYARFYHKLMRDAGLVSCDEPFKNLLTQGMVLKDGAKMSKSKGNVVDPEELIGKYGADTVRLFILFAAPPEQSLEWSDSGVEGAFRFLKRLWRQVAAFVNGAGEAPALDKATLTPTQKELRRQIHQTIAKVSDAMNRRYTFNTAIAANMELLNALARFEDDSPQGQAVKREGLEAIVLMLAPIVPHICHELWQSLGHEGMVIDAPWPRVDESALVQDTIELVVQVNGKLRGKIQVPADADREAVEKAALAEPNVQRFIEGKTVRKIIVVPGRLVNVVVG, encoded by the coding sequence ATGGACGAGAATTACCGCCCCCACGCCATCGAGGAAAAGGTTCAACGGCTCTGGGAGGAAACCCGCGCCTTCGAGGTCAGCGAGGATCCGAACAAGGAGAAGTTCTACTGCCTGTCGATGTTCCCGTATCCTTCCGGGCGGCTGCACATGGGCCACGTGCGCAACTACTCCATCGGCGACGCCATCGCCCGCTACCAGCGCATGCTGGGCAAGAACGTGCTCCAGCCCATGGGCTGGGACGCCTTCGGGCTGCCGGCGGAGAACGCCGCCGCCAAGCACGGCATCCACCCGGCCAAGTGGACCTACGAAAACATCGAATATATGAAGGGCCAGCTCAAGCGTCTCGGGTTCGCCTACGACTGGAAGCGCGAGATCGCCACCTGTGATCCCGGTTATTACAAATGGGAACAGTGGTTCTTCACCAAACTGTTCGACAGGGGCCTGGCCTACCGCAAGATGGCCACGGTCAATTGGGACCCGGTGGACCAGACCGTGCTCGCCAACGAGCAGGTCATCGACGGCCGCGGCTGGCGCTCCGGGGCGCTGGTGGAACGGCGCGAAATCCCCCAGTGGTTCCTCAAGATCACTGCCTACGCCGAGGAGCTGCTTCAGGATCTGGATCGGCTGGAAGGCTGGCCCGAGCGGGTCAAGACTATGCAGCGCAACTGGATCGGCAAGTCCGTCGGCGTGGAGATGCAGTTCCCCCTGGACGGCAGCGATGAGGCCATCACCATTTTCACCACCCGTCCCGATACGGTCATGGGGGTGACCTACCTGGCTCTGTCCCCGGAACATCCCCTGGCCCTGAAGGCGGCCGAGACCAATCCCGAGCTCAAATCCTTCATCGAGGAATGCAAGAAGAGCACCGTGGCCGAGGCGGATCTGGCCACCATGGAGAAGAAGGGCTGTCCCACGGGGCTTTATGCGGTCCATCCCATCACCGGCGAAAAGGTGCCGGTGTGGGTCGCCAACTTCGTGCTGATGGAATACGGTTCCGGGGCGGTCATGGCGGTGCCGGCCCACGATCAGCGCGACTGGGAGTTCGCCAAAAAATACGGTCTGCCGATCAAGCAGGTGATCGCTCCCAGACCTGGCAGCGATGCCGGGTGCGATCTGGAAAAAGGCGCTTTCACCGAAAAGGGCGTGCTGATCGACTCCGGTCCCTTCACCGGCCTGACCTCGGAGGAAGCCTTCGAGGCTGTCGCCAAATGGCTGGAAAGCTACGGATACGGGCGCAAGCGGGTTCAGTACCGCCTGCGGGACTGGGGGGTGTCGCGCCAGCGTTACTGGGGGGCGCCGATTCCAATCCTATATCTGGAAGACGGCACCCCGATCCCCGTGCCTGAAGCGCAGCTGCCGGTGGAACTGCCTCTGGACGTGACTCTCGACGGGGTCCACTCGCCCCTCAAGACCGATCCGAGCTTTTACGAGGTCACCCTGCCGGACGGGCGCAAGGCCAAGCGGGAAACCGACACCTTCGACACCTTCATGGAATCGTCCTGGTATTTCACCCGCTTTACCTGCCCGGACTACGCCGCCGGCATGGTGGACAAGGAAAAGGCCGACTACTGGCTGCCGGTGGACCAGTACATCGGCGGTATCGAGCACGCCATTCTCCACCTGCTCTACGCCCGTTTCTACCACAAGCTGATGCGCGATGCAGGCTTGGTGAGCTGCGACGAGCCGTTCAAGAACCTGCTCACCCAGGGGATGGTGCTCAAGGACGGAGCCAAGATGTCCAAGTCCAAGGGCAATGTGGTTGACCCCGAGGAACTGATCGGGAAATACGGCGCCGACACCGTGCGTCTGTTCATCCTCTTCGCCGCCCCGCCGGAACAGTCGCTGGAGTGGTCCGACAGCGGCGTGGAAGGGGCGTTCCGCTTCCTCAAGCGCTTGTGGCGCCAGGTGGCGGCCTTCGTCAACGGGGCAGGGGAGGCGCCGGCGCTCGACAAGGCGACCCTGACCCCGACCCAGAAGGAACTGCGCCGCCAGATCCACCAGACCATCGCCAAGGTGAGCGACGCCATGAACCGCCGCTACACCTTCAACACCGCCATCGCCGCCAACATGGAGCTGCTCAACGCCCTGGCCCGCTTCGAGGACGACAGCCCCCAGGGGCAGGCCGTCAAACGCGAAGGGCTGGAGGCCATCGTCCTGATGCTCGCCCCCATCGTCCCCCACATCTGCCACGAACTGTGGCAGTCCCTGGGGCACGAGGGCATGGTCATCGACGCCCCCTGGCCCCGGGTGGACGAAAGCGCCCTGGTGCAGGACACCATCGAGTTGGTGGTCCAGGTCAACGGCAAGCTGCGGGGCAAGATCCAGGTGCCCGCCGATGCCGACAGGGAAGCCGTCGAAAAGGCGGCGTTGGCCGAACCCAACGTGCAGCGCTTCATCGAAGGCAAGACGGTACGCAAAATCATCGTGGTGCCGGGGCGGTTGGTGAACGTGGTGGTGGGATGA